ATCGCACCAGGTTGGAAAGCAGGGCACGACACTCGTCGAAAGCACCCACAAGGTATCTTCGGTCATATGAAAAGTCCATCTCATAAAAGCTTACCACGGCCATGGCAAGAGCACGCATTTTGCGCTGAAGCTGCTCAGCCACCTTTGTCTCTTCTGCTGAGAATTGGTTGTTTCGGTGCAAGACGCCAACCTTTACGACAATCTGGAACACATAAATTTAGTATGGGGGTGCTGATAGATGCAATGGACATTAAGAAAGAAACAAGTCTATCTGATTTGTTTGCACAAAGTATGTAAAGTGGGACTTCAGTCGCTCAAACGGCACGTTATTAGTTAATTCTGCGGCTGTTGAAAATAACTTTAAAATTCAAGTCATATGCACTTAAGGCACTAACTAGGCGCTACTTCATGGGAACCACATGACATTATTATTACTTAATCTGCACAGAAGCAGGCAAAGTAAGTGTTCCACATGAACATATCAATTAGGTCAACACAATCACTGTGCACATAAAATAGTATGAAGGCAAGCTAAAGTTAGTGGGTCAAGATAAATATGGCACAACAATAGGGTGGCGAGACACATAATGCGAAAATGGCACTGTTATAACAACAAAATCGACCACAACTGAGTGGTACGCACCTTTATAATGTTTTTAGTAACCTTCTCTGCGTCTTTCTTGCTGCCCGTGACACTCTTTACGAGCTTGTACAAGTTATCCAGCAGACTCGCGGAGACGTCATCAATGAAAGCTTTGGCGACGCTCTTGTTGCTCACGCGACTAAGCAGTTTCTTCTGGACGCGTAGCCCAATGTCTTTCGCGTGAAACTCAGCCactgaaagaagaaaaagaggagCCCGACTTGTAATCGACGTTGAAAAG
This genomic stretch from Dermacentor silvarum isolate Dsil-2018 chromosome 2, BIME_Dsil_1.4, whole genome shotgun sequence harbors:
- the LOC119442445 gene encoding tumor necrosis factor alpha-induced protein 8-like protein, yielding MAEFHAKDIGLRVQKKLLSRVSNKSVAKAFIDDVSASLLDNLYKLVKSVTGSKKDAEKVTKNIIKIVVKVGVLHRNNQFSAEETKVAEQLQRKMRALAMAVVSFYEMDFSYDRRYLVGAFDECRALLSNLVRSHLTAKSMGRIEHVFGFFGKPETLDSVFAGDSVHRECLGRVVKDLHEALDKESL